Within the Cotesia glomerata isolate CgM1 linkage group LG6, MPM_Cglom_v2.3, whole genome shotgun sequence genome, the region aatcaagaaagtgaaattctttaaaattatttccttgattcaaagtaaatttttttttgtgtatatcTAGACATATATATTGCATTTATATGCGCGCATATATGtgaacatatatatgtatatatacgaACGTATATGGAGACATATATTCTATTATATATTTCGGAATATAAGTTTGCATAtccctgaataaaaaagtGTTGAAACAAAGAAagaagtattgaaaagtattggattgactagaaaaccaatacatttttttaaatatatattcaactaaaaaaaaatagatgtgaaaatatatattcgcatatatattttttcatacggGATATCGCCTTCATATAAATTTCCCTTGATAAAATATCCCGTCATACAAAATTATCACAATACAATGTGTTTATTCCACATTAGACCAACACATAAGCTTGTCACCGTGTTGCACCTTTTTTTTCATGGTTTTTGTGTATGTTTATTCGACATTAGACCAACACATAAGCTTGTTATCGTGTTGCGCTCTTTTttcatggtttttgtgtgttCATTCGATATAAGTTTATTACTCAAATTTTCTTCTCacaaatttgttacattttcttttattatttttattttttttatgtttacctACTCGAGTAATTATAAAGGGATTGATGCAATCCgaatatgttatttaattttttttttattggttgTCTTgtcattacaaaaataattttaagaacaaTTACTTTGTAAGATTATTAACCCTGTTAATGGATACGGCTGTTGGGTTTggttgtttataaataaatattagaccAACTAACAATAAGTATATACTATACTTACACTGTtcattttagatatttttgtaaaaggGATAATTCTGCCATAAGAGATTTTTGTTTTGGGATATCTTATCAATGTGATATATTTACTGGGATATTATTTACTAGGATTTTATGACCGGACATCTCCAGGAATGTATTCAAGTGTATgaacttgataaaaaatgttattctgATATTTATTACACATTGAGGAGatgatcaattaaattaaaatcttcCACTCTCGGCTCGGTAACTTATTACTTACCTCAGGACAAATAAAACTAAACttcaaaagataaaataaatgttaagaaaaaacaaaagacaGCTTagtattgtaataaaaaaataaaaaataaaataagtgaataaaatattgtcaATGATGagaaactaattaaaataagtacTTATATatgaatttgttttattacatTACTTTGAATCGAATTACCTTAACAGGAACTTGAGAGACAAATATCTGGACTCTGGATACCGGTGCAGTAAAACAACGTCGCTTATAATTATTTCGCAGGGTttgttcaattaaaattttattttcaattgcgAAACGAAAAAATACGTAATCGATTTGCAGTAAATTCAGTAAATTCGATCTTCATAAGTGCACTCCAACATTATTGTGGTCATGTTGTGTAAATCAGCTTAAATATCAGAAAAACACATCCACTGCTGCCTAATTATCCTGCAACACaatcatttttgtttttgtttccGGCGTTGATTCTTTCTGATGAACTTTTATTCTCGTTCAATTAatgcaaattaaatttatatagatttttttttattttttattgctgatcattttttttttgaacactcatttttaaaaataattacatccCTCCCTTTTTgctcacacacatacacacatttatttaattattttattttaattaatattcaaaattttatttatttttattaaatatatatatgtatatgaatATGTATAcacatattatattatattatataaaatatagggcgattaaaatataaaaagaaatttactGTAAATAATCGTCGCAAGTAGGTTcaaaatgtaataattaatttaatcaaaaaaaaaatcatgcgagacgattttattgaaataattgtgTTTTGAAACAATTATTCATTGAAGAttgtgtaaatattataaatggtCGCCATTACCAGAAAGTATTTCCATGTTTTATATCTATtagtatatatagatatatgtaaCGTGTTATATCGAATAAGAAAGACGTAGATATACGTATGTATAGTAATGATAAATTactatattaattttgttccTTAAAAAATAGCAAACTCACCAAACTAACTCTAAAAATGATGatgtttaatatatttatatgtaatatatattttaatttattcacacGTGCATACTGTAAATTAAATAGCTGTCCTTTAAATGTAAAAACGACGctgtatattattatattatagaaTGTGATTACAAAATGCTTGTCGCCTGAACACACGAACGATAATGTCGATGTTACAAAATGGCGGTTCTTTAGTTTAGCTGCGCGTCAATTATTTACGCAGATATCGATGCGCGCTTATCGATTTTCCTGTTTCCGCGCCATCTggtggatttttaatttgcgggaaaatttaaatgtataaatacTGTCAAGgtgtcaatttaatttttttaataaaatacaaaaattattcattaaatattaataataataattgacatctttaaattttttaataattaaaatgacattaaagttagcagtcactagagaattttttaataaaaaaatttgttctaaaaaattatttttaaaaaattgcatttttaattttataaaatttctacatgccaatttttttatattttttttgccataatttattagctaaaaaaaattctaaaaattattaaatatctactaaattcatcaataataatatagccgaaattttttatttttttattttgcttaatttattaaattataactaaaaaaatatttttcaaaaatttcacttatagtttttaacaaatgaaaaaattttttcgtaataattctttaataaaaaaaaccataaaaatttttagatgtggGCTAACTGTATTTtcatatgacattaaagttagcagtcacttaacaaatttttaattatatgtaacaattaaattatttttaaaaattgcatttttaatttttttaaattcctacatgtcaatttttttttcttatttttttttgccataatttatttattaacaaaaattctaaaaatcatcaaatatctgctaaattaattttcattattttcataatttatcatcatataatgaaataaaaaaaaaaaattataatttcacttttttaaaaaccaaaaaatcgATCagctgtttttaaaaaaatcacaatatttatttttattttttaactcagCTTAAAAAGTGTCCACAAAAAACGACAGCAGGCAAAAATGGTAAGCTATGATTGGTCGGTTCTCAATTTAACATCCAATCAGCTTAGATATTTAttcgatatatatttttatccgTGCAATGGTAAATAATCCTGAGAACCCGGTGTTAATATTCGTAATTCGCGATTCGCGATTGAAGATTCAATTTAGTGGGCTTTAAGTGAGTAACAGAGATCTagatctaataatttaatatttgagaCTCGAACAAGTATTCGAATAAATAAGTGTATTTATTGCTCTAATTAGTCTGTGTATTTGTCAAGTATTTATCTAGTCTGAGCAAGCGGTAAGTGTAAGTTTGATGTGTGGATACGATCAAGGTTTGAAGCATCTTGGAATATCTTTTCAGAGCTGAGAAAGACAAGGAGGGAGAAGAAAACGGAGACGAGTGAAGAAGGAGCAGGAGAGAGTGAGAGAGGGAAGAAAAGTGAAGTAGTATCTTTGTCTCGGTCTTGCACACGTTCCACCCAGGGAGCAGTGTGATGGTGTTTGTTGGTGTCGTGTGTCAGTGAGGGTAAAAAGGCACAGTTGCTGTAATGGCCGCCGTGTCATGAAATGAAGGTGCCCAGCCAGTGTTGCGGTCCCATAATGGAGGATAACTCCAGTTCAACTTCACAAAATCACAATGGACCATTGTCGTCAGCTGGTGTTAATGTATCACCTTCAAATGACAAACATCAAAACAGTGATAATGCTAGTGGTAATGGTAATAATAAAGATCAACGACCACAGTACTCGATGCCTGGAATTCTACACTTCATACAGCACGAGTGGGCTCGTTTTGAGCTTGACAGATCCCAGTGGGAATTAGACAGAGCTGAATTTcaggtatttattattttttttttttttttattagtttttttttagtacattcattattttatttattttggtagtttattatttatatatttagtttttgaCTTTGTTTAAATTGTCATCTGACATTTTAACGTctgatatcatttttatttcctttttttagATTCGGTCATCAAATAATCATTAATGcgttgttttatttatttttatttattaaattattcgattgattttttgtgaaattaaagtttactTTAATCCTGAAAATAACCGAccagtttttaattttcataaactttatttaaaggaaattttattattttatttatttttttattacattcattatcttatttattttgctcgtttattatttatatacttaGTTTTTCACTTTGTTTAAATTGTCATCTGACATTTTAACGTctgatatcatttttatttcctttttttagATTCGGTCactaagtaattattaatgcgctgttttatttatttttatttattaaattattcgattgattttttttggaattaaaatttagtttcaTCCTGAAAATAGCCGACCAGTTTTTAGTTTTCATAAACATTTAGaggaaatataaaattatcttaattggataccaaaaaatttattttattttatcaagtgaatttttattgacgcgtttaatttttttttaccatcaaaatgtgtgttaattaataaattaattttaaaaaaaattttgatgaaaatttattttaaaaaatgtaatttaaaacaataaaagtttcatttaatttaaaatttaaatttgaaaatttctagcCATTGTTAAGATGgagtaaaagtatttaattgccgatttaatttatgttaacaagtatataaatagtatttttatttttatcttaatgataataaatagaaattttattacaatgcAATTAAATGCAATGTACTAGTGCAATTACACGTTGTCAgcgtaaataataaaatgtatttattgatAAGATCAGAATGTAAGAGTTTgatttataatgattgcaattgatttttaatttattaggcTAAAAATAGTAAGCGTAAACgataaattaatctttattgtcaaattaaaaaatatttaattttttttttagataaaatatttttattctaataaattatttatttttttttattataggcTAGAATAGCTTTTTTACAAGGAGAAAGAAAAGCTCaagagaatttgaaaaatgatttagtaagAAGGATAAAAATGCTTGAGTATGCTCTCAAACAAGAAAggtaatacatttttattttattaattattaaggtAAAGTATCCAGTACTTGaatacttataaaaatgggaccagtacttgaacagacttttcgaattattataatacaaaatccTTATATTTATGATGAGAGTAGTATGcgcatgttataattattcaatgatacagtaattgatttctgtaagttttttcaattataaatcaaaacaattatatttttgtcaacTTAAAAAACATGTCAAGAATCACCGATAGATGTTATTTTtctcatgaaaaaaatactaaatcgTAAACTgaacaatcagtaaaaaaaaaacggtatatcattttaagtaaaaaaaattgtaccaccCAATGAAATcgtcttttctaaataatacatatttttttgcaaaaacaTAAACTATACTGAAAATACGATCAGAATTACGGGTAATTGGAAAAcatatttcaatcaatttaaacaatcattgattttcaACGTTTCGTCTTTATTCTTAAGACTTTATCAAGCTCTggaaacaatataataattaacaacattTGTGAATTTAATGATTATGACCAATTATCAATTGGTAATCACAATGataattatactaaaaaaagCTCGTGTATccatgtattttaatttaacgttcGCTTAGACATTGTTAAGGTTagtaatttgaataatattatttatttgtcatgttCCTTACATTCACAAgtgttgttaattattatattgtttccACAGCTTGATaaagtcttaaaaataaagacgAAACGTtgaaaatcaatgattgtttaaattgattgaactATGCTTTCCAATTATCCGTGATCCTGATCGTATTGTCATTTACTAAACTGGAATTGAACcgtataaataatgaataaactataatttttatgttaaaatttagCGTCTATACCTCCCAATTTTCCAAGCGGTACCCAGAACTTGAATAAGCTGGGGccttataattttaacagcactcttacctctaataggtttatagactAAAGATCAGAattgtgatttgtattaaatactacatattaaataagctttgtcattcataaaaaatgtaattaaataattaaatacaaatatttctcatttttaaatgaacatattgacgttctaattagcaaattgtctaactccattttagagaatcttccatgTTTACGGTaaaacaattagttaaaaatttattatccctttaaaaaatcatttaatatctattagaggtataatattttggtttggatcattcaaataatttataattgaactattgctacatcaagatgttaaaaaatcaccctctacaAAATAAGGCTCTTACCTAAGCCAAAATaagttagaccaattgctaattagaccgtcgatattaaatacttatagtattctttttaatattattcaataatatgttataaatCTTTGGATACttcaataaaacgttgaaaatttttgatgtccctattgccatatattttattagttcaactactgctcccGGAGTGTTCAATTACTGCGGCTTATCAGAATTAATTGTTCAACTACTATTCCTGTAATAGTCTATCTTAAAAACgttgttaaaatataaatattcaattatcttcGTTATTTCGCGGTTcaatctatttaaaattgtttatatttacataaaaatcactaatttggaccaataattacatctttatgtattaaaattagGGCCAAATACGTTTTACTTTAAAACCTGTTTAATTACTGggtattttactttatttaaaatatgtacTCTAAAAATTCCAAGCTATAATTTTACTGAATTAAAAGTTGGctcgaaaaataaattgataaaaaaatttaattttttttattatttttattaagggCAAAATACCATGTATTGAAATATGGAACGGATATTGGAATCGAGGGGGATGGAAAGCCGCCTCTATACGAGGAGAGCACCACAGGTGATGGATCTGAAGGTGGTGGTGCTGATGACGAGGCATTCTTTTCATCCGTCAGTAATATATCATGGCGACAAGGACGTCAGTTATTACGAGAgtaagataataattaatctctACTTAGAGTGTTTATATTGCGCTAAACAATTGATCATTAACTATGTTAAGAGCTTATCATCGGAACGGacacttaatttatttatttactatctTTTTAAAGAAGCCTTAAAAGTTCTCTATCTAATACTTTTATGTATGAtttgaaatgtttttttttttaaataagtattaaactctttagtttatttaattagttgTAAAACTATTTGCTAAATATTACTATAAGTGACTTAAGGGGGAACACCACAGTGGAGGTCGAAAAAAAaggtgattttcggaaatttttttgacagggaaaataaaggaatttgaggatcggattttttttattttattaagggtacattaaagattaataccctgaatttttattaaagaatatttaattattacaatgttattaacaatctcgtagagcactacacagaaaaaaaaatttcttgactagagaacaaaattcttggttcaagaaaacTTTCGGGTGTCTGAAGGAAGACTGAAGTTGTATTGGCCGacgtaaaaattttccttgaaattctattcttggtggaagtaattttttcttaattcaaattatgataaatacttgatacaataaatttttatatttgattaagatttttagatactttagggaagtagcgccacctacttcagctgagaaaaaaattttctcatcttgagaacatttttctcttgaatatttgatacccattttatattattttggcgtgcaattatacatattgaatgaaaaaaatgatgaaatattatttgatattcccatttgacatgttaatcaataaaaatattaatgaaaatttacttctatcaaaatatttaattttttggagcaagagaaaaattttctcaagacaagaaaatttacttctatcaagaactgatttttttggagctcgaggctgaattttttcaaaacaaaaagattttcttgacttaaataaattttcttgaatcaagatacgtatttcttaaagcaagagaattaatttagttgGAATAAgcgaaatttcttgtgtcaaaaaaaaatttttttttcgctcaaaaaaatagttaagaagaaaaatattttcttagctcaagtgaacctttttttctgtgtaaaaaaaatttccccctccATGGTTGcatcgataactcaaaaatggatcaacaaaaacaaaaacccaaattacttttaaatcattaaggatgtagttatcgttgcacgtagggaattttaaaaattttgattttaaagatttttttagccgagttaaaacaaaaataatgagaaaattttcaatcaatcgctatttttttgaaaattaaagttttcaaaattccCTTCGTGCaacgataactacatccttactgattaaaaagcaattagggtttttattttcagatgatccgtttttgagttatcgataTGACCATGGaggggaaaattttttctaatgctctacgagattgttgataactttttaataataaaatattttttaataaaaattgagggtaataatctttaatgtacccttaataaaataaaaaaatccgatctccaaattcctttattttccctgtcaaaaaaattcccgaaaatcacctttttttttaccgTCACAGAGGTGTTccctattaaatatttttttttttttttttagtaattatttaaaaaatttatagaataatttaaaattaatattgaatgacaaaaaaaaataatgaaatttaaaaaatttagatatttacAAGAAATCGGATACACTGACACAATTATTGATGTAAGATCAAATCGAGTACGTTCATTACTcggtttaaataataatgctGATACCGAAGAGATTCATACACCGGCTATAAATGGTAACGAAACGGCAACAAAACGTGTGCGGTATAATACTAACTACAAACGAAGTGTAGCAGCAAAAAAGGTAGAGGTAAATAACAAAactagtcaatttttttatttatttatttattcattaatttaattatttattgctttttattttatatactttataaTACACTAcaatattactttttaataaattttatcttctaCATCTTACATAGTTACACATTTGTGAGGAAGTAGGTATAGTATGACGAAAGCGGGAATttaaaatgtcagtagttattttcaaatttaattaaccagttaatataaattaaagtatatcctatatttattttaaatattagtagagttttaaataaataattagcaTTATTTGTAGACACACCTACACTTAAACAGTCATGCACATGCGATTATTTTTACCTAGCCCGTActgtgctttttttttttataattatctttatCGATTAATTAATAGAGAAAATCATTATAGCAGCAGCCATCATCATTCACGGAAGCAATAATATTCGACACAGAGGCATCTGTGATGGCTAACTTTGAATTTCTCGCTCATACTGACATTGACGTGGAGGAAGAGGACGTCGAGAATGAAGATGAGTTGTACGATCAAGACGTCAAAAAGCAGAAGCAGAATAAGGAATCGATAATGTTAGTCGAGGACGTCGATGTCGAGGCTGAAGAAGTATTCAATGAATTGAATCTTCTTACAGAAACAGAAGATCAATTACAACCCAAACCGGCTATGACATTTCATTCTAATTATATCggttagttaatttatttatttatactagcaaccttgcagtcactatgtgacttgagaactataaataaaaaattttgatttattaaataatgaattttgttaaactgcactgtactttcttaactattcttaactattgacttttttaaagatataagctcatcccgatgttacactcatcaagagctttcatttgagtatccacgttcaattttgatatatttttcatatatacatatatacatatatataatatatataaatatatagaaaatcgatgtgggtactcaaatgaaaggtttcgatgagtgtaacgtcaggatgagcttatatctttaaaaatgtcaatagttcaccagatacaaggtcatttttttattatcgatatttttaaagatgtaagctcatcccgatgttacgctcatcaagagctttcatttgagtacccacatgcaatttttatatatttttcatatatacatatatataatatatatataaatatatagaaaattgatgtgggtacttaaatgaaagttcttgatgagtgtaacatcgggatgagcttatatctttaaaaatgtcaatagttcacaagatacaaggtcatttcttaattatgtatctagagatagagcttTTTacaatgcagcctaaatacttatcatcataaattgactattggtgagaatgatatgaaaccttgaaaaagcATAAATCCAATTCAAGACCTTTGTAATgacactaaaaaaatctattttatcatatgactatcctggagacaaaatttttcttattctcttaataatatagacttacttaactaattaaatttatttcagctCCAACAAAATCAGAAGAGCGCCTTGCAGcaatggagaggctcggcGATTTAGCCCAATTGACAGTCAATAATGATGCGGAAGTAACATACGatgtaagttttttatttaataattatttacactctaaaagtaaaaagaaaaaaattaattaaatgataaaataaattctcagaTGTCAGCTGCGCCAAGagaaatatttagaaaaacatGGAACGCGAAGAACATCTTACGTTCTCACTTTGATTGCGTAAGATCCCTCGTCTTCCACCCAACAGATCCAGTACTGATAACAGCGAGCGATGACCACACTCTGAAATTGTGGAATCTGCAAAAAACAGTCCCAGCTAAAAAGTCAGCGTCTCTTGACGTCGAGCCGCTCTACACATTCAGATCGCACACAGGACCGGTGTTGTGCTTGGCAATGTGTAACTCCGGGAATCGCTGCTACAGTGGCGGACTTGACAGTATGATACACTGTTGGTCAGTACCTTCCGGTAATATTGATCCCTACGACTCATATGAGCCCGGAGTACTCAGTCAGACGTTGACTGGACACACTGACGCTGTTTGGGGACTAAGTATGTTCCATCCACGGTCACAGTTGCTGTCTGTGAGTGCTGATGGTACAGTTAAGCTGTGGAATCCACAGAGCAAAGTACCATTGCTTAATACGTATACTTCTGAACaaggtattatttatttatttattttttttaattaactattaaatttatcaattaattgatagatcaattattattattattattattattattattattattattattattattattttttt harbors:
- the LOC123268168 gene encoding striatin-3 isoform X1 → MKVPSQCCGPIMEDNSSSTSQNHNGPLSSAGVNVSPSNDKHQNSDNASGNGNNKDQRPQYSMPGILHFIQHEWARFELDRSQWELDRAEFQARIAFLQGERKAQENLKNDLVRRIKMLEYALKQERAKYHVLKYGTDIGIEGDGKPPLYEESTTGDGSEGGGADDEAFFSSVSNISWRQGRQLLREYLQEIGYTDTIIDVRSNRVRSLLGLNNNADTEEIHTPAINGNETATKRVRYNTNYKRSVAAKKVELHICEEQQPSSFTEAIIFDTEASVMANFEFLAHTDIDVEEEDVENEDELYDQDVKKQKQNKESIMLVEDVDVEAEEVFNELNLLTETEDQLQPKPAMTFHSNYIAPTKSEERLAAMERLGDLAQLTVNNDAEVTYDMSAAPREIFRKTWNAKNILRSHFDCVRSLVFHPTDPVLITASDDHTLKLWNLQKTVPAKKSASLDVEPLYTFRSHTGPVLCLAMCNSGNRCYSGGLDSMIHCWSVPSGNIDPYDSYEPGVLSQTLTGHTDAVWGLSMFHPRSQLLSVSADGTVKLWNPQSKVPLLNTYTSEQDGIPTSVDFVRDEPHKIVVAYEAACLIFDAETGAVVSRLEGNGTKGINRVVAHPLQSLIVAAHEDRHIRFYDHRSASLAHAMVAHLDAVTSLAVDPHGLYLLSGSHDCSIRLWNIDNKTCVQEITAHRKKFDESILDVAFHPSLPFIASAGADALAKVFA
- the LOC123268168 gene encoding striatin isoform X2; protein product: MKVPSQCCGPIMEDNSSSTSQNHNGPLSSAGVNVSPSNDKHQNSDNASGNGNNKDQRPQYSMPGILHFIQHEWARFELDRSQWELDRAEFQARIAFLQGERKAQENLKNDLVRRIKMLEYALKQERAKYHVLKYGTDIGIEGDGKPPLYEESTTGDGSEGGGADDEAFFSSVSNISWRQGRQLLREYLQEIGYTDTIIDVRSNRVRSLLGLNNNADTEEIHTPAINGNETATKRVRYNTNYKRSVAAKKVELHICEEQPSSFTEAIIFDTEASVMANFEFLAHTDIDVEEEDVENEDELYDQDVKKQKQNKESIMLVEDVDVEAEEVFNELNLLTETEDQLQPKPAMTFHSNYIAPTKSEERLAAMERLGDLAQLTVNNDAEVTYDMSAAPREIFRKTWNAKNILRSHFDCVRSLVFHPTDPVLITASDDHTLKLWNLQKTVPAKKSASLDVEPLYTFRSHTGPVLCLAMCNSGNRCYSGGLDSMIHCWSVPSGNIDPYDSYEPGVLSQTLTGHTDAVWGLSMFHPRSQLLSVSADGTVKLWNPQSKVPLLNTYTSEQDGIPTSVDFVRDEPHKIVVAYEAACLIFDAETGAVVSRLEGNGTKGINRVVAHPLQSLIVAAHEDRHIRFYDHRSASLAHAMVAHLDAVTSLAVDPHGLYLLSGSHDCSIRLWNIDNKTCVQEITAHRKKFDESILDVAFHPSLPFIASAGADALAKVFA
- the LOC123268168 gene encoding striatin isoform X3; amino-acid sequence: MKVPSQCCGPIMEDNSSSTSQNHNGPLSSAGVNVSPSNDKHQNSDNASGNGNNKDQRPQYSMPGILHFIQHEWARFELDRSQWELDRAEFQARIAFLQGERKAQENLKNDLVRRIKMLEYALKQERAKYHVLKYGTDIGIEGDGKPPLYEESTTGDGSEGGGADDEAFFSSVSNISWRQGRQLLREYLQEIGYTDTIIDVRSNRVRSLLGLNNNADTEEIHTPAINGNETATKRVRYNTNYKRSVAAKKLHICEEQQPSSFTEAIIFDTEASVMANFEFLAHTDIDVEEEDVENEDELYDQDVKKQKQNKESIMLVEDVDVEAEEVFNELNLLTETEDQLQPKPAMTFHSNYIAPTKSEERLAAMERLGDLAQLTVNNDAEVTYDMSAAPREIFRKTWNAKNILRSHFDCVRSLVFHPTDPVLITASDDHTLKLWNLQKTVPAKKSASLDVEPLYTFRSHTGPVLCLAMCNSGNRCYSGGLDSMIHCWSVPSGNIDPYDSYEPGVLSQTLTGHTDAVWGLSMFHPRSQLLSVSADGTVKLWNPQSKVPLLNTYTSEQDGIPTSVDFVRDEPHKIVVAYEAACLIFDAETGAVVSRLEGNGTKGINRVVAHPLQSLIVAAHEDRHIRFYDHRSASLAHAMVAHLDAVTSLAVDPHGLYLLSGSHDCSIRLWNIDNKTCVQEITAHRKKFDESILDVAFHPSLPFIASAGADALAKVFA
- the LOC123268168 gene encoding striatin isoform X4, with amino-acid sequence MKVPSQCCGPIMEDNSSSTSQNHNGPLSSAGVNVSPSNDKHQNSDNASGNGNNKDQRPQYSMPGILHFIQHEWARFELDRSQWELDRAEFQARIAFLQGERKAQENLKNDLVRRIKMLEYALKQERAKYHVLKYGTDIGIEGDGKPPLYEESTTGDGSEGGGADDEAFFSSVSNISWRQGRQLLREYLQEIGYTDTIIDVRSNRVRSLLGLNNNADTEEIHTPAINGNETATKRVRYNTNYKRSVAAKKLHICEEQPSSFTEAIIFDTEASVMANFEFLAHTDIDVEEEDVENEDELYDQDVKKQKQNKESIMLVEDVDVEAEEVFNELNLLTETEDQLQPKPAMTFHSNYIAPTKSEERLAAMERLGDLAQLTVNNDAEVTYDMSAAPREIFRKTWNAKNILRSHFDCVRSLVFHPTDPVLITASDDHTLKLWNLQKTVPAKKSASLDVEPLYTFRSHTGPVLCLAMCNSGNRCYSGGLDSMIHCWSVPSGNIDPYDSYEPGVLSQTLTGHTDAVWGLSMFHPRSQLLSVSADGTVKLWNPQSKVPLLNTYTSEQDGIPTSVDFVRDEPHKIVVAYEAACLIFDAETGAVVSRLEGNGTKGINRVVAHPLQSLIVAAHEDRHIRFYDHRSASLAHAMVAHLDAVTSLAVDPHGLYLLSGSHDCSIRLWNIDNKTCVQEITAHRKKFDESILDVAFHPSLPFIASAGADALAKVFA
- the LOC123268168 gene encoding striatin isoform X5 → MKVPSQCCGPIMEDNSSSTSQNHNGPLSSAGVNVSPSNDKHQNSDNASGNGNNKDQRPQYSMPGILHFIQHEWARFELDRSQWELDRAEFQARIAFLQGERKAQENLKNDLVRRIKMLEYALKQERAKYHVLKYGTDIGIEGDGKPPLYEESTTGDGSEGGGADDEAFFSSVSNISWRQGRQLLREYLQEIGYTDTIIDVRSNRVRSLLGLNNNADTEEIHTPAINGNETATKRVRYNTNYKRSVAAKKVEQQPSSFTEAIIFDTEASVMANFEFLAHTDIDVEEEDVENEDELYDQDVKKQKQNKESIMLVEDVDVEAEEVFNELNLLTETEDQLQPKPAMTFHSNYIAPTKSEERLAAMERLGDLAQLTVNNDAEVTYDMSAAPREIFRKTWNAKNILRSHFDCVRSLVFHPTDPVLITASDDHTLKLWNLQKTVPAKKSASLDVEPLYTFRSHTGPVLCLAMCNSGNRCYSGGLDSMIHCWSVPSGNIDPYDSYEPGVLSQTLTGHTDAVWGLSMFHPRSQLLSVSADGTVKLWNPQSKVPLLNTYTSEQDGIPTSVDFVRDEPHKIVVAYEAACLIFDAETGAVVSRLEGNGTKGINRVVAHPLQSLIVAAHEDRHIRFYDHRSASLAHAMVAHLDAVTSLAVDPHGLYLLSGSHDCSIRLWNIDNKTCVQEITAHRKKFDESILDVAFHPSLPFIASAGADALAKVFA